The Solibacillus sp. FSL W7-1436 DNA segment TATCCAGAGAAGGCCGTGAATATGTGGATTGTGAGAAGATCCGTAAAAAAGGCGGCCACGTGCAGCACGTTGTTATGCGCAATGAAATATGGCTACATTTCAAATCTCCAAAGGATTGGAAAAATGAAGTTAAAATTTCCGATGAAAAAACATCAGTTGTGGCAGATGCGGTATTCACTCGAAATGGATTTTATCACTTTTTAGAAGTGGATAATTTACAAAGCATGAAAGAAAATCGCGCAAAAATTAACCGTTATAAAGAGCTATCAGATAGCCTTGTAAAGCAATTCGGCTATTTCCCTACACTTGTATGGTTAACGACTACAGAACATCGCAGAAAGCAGTTAGAGAGCGCATGTAATGGAATGAATTTCAAGGTGTTCACGATTAAAGACATCCAATAAGAGGAGGAAATTAAATGTTCTTTAATAAGAATAAAACTAAGGTTGTTCCTGCAAGTGAGTTTACGGATTATTCGGAGAGATTTGAGGATTTGGAAGCAATGAGAGCCGAACAAGGTTATGCTACTAAAAAGGATGTTGTCGTCATGGCATCGATTCCGGTATTAGGTGCTGCTGGATATGCAATGTATCAAAGTGCTAATAAGGTAAGCGAAGTCGTTGCAACAACGCCAATTACTGAACCGATAAACGTTCTGCAGCAAGCGCCATTCCCGGAGCCTTCCACACTGACAGATGTATATACGCCTATAGTAGCTAATGCCATTCCACAGCCAACAGGATTTATTGCAGATAAATCATTAGAAACTCTTGCGACAATTTTAGATCCGATGGTTCAAATTATGGTAGCTATTTCATTCCCTATTGCAAGTGTAATTATGATTGGTGCCTGTTTCTTCTTCATGTTTGGTAATAGCGAGAGAGCTTGGAACATGATTATGAATGCCGGCCTGGGTTATGTCTTAATTCAATTGTCACCGCTGTTTTTAGAGATTCTTAGAGAAGTTGGGGAAGCCGTTTAATTATGGTAAACTATTGGTATTTAAAACTAGGAGGAAATACATTGAAGAAATTACTTTATTTAATTGGATTAACATTCTTGCTTGTAGCATGTGGAAATGAAGAAACGAATAGTGATGAAACGAAAAATTATAAGGAAACGACTGGCGAAATCACAAACGAAAATTTATTGATTAATTTAGCGGTACGTTCAGAAGCTTTTATTGAAGCTACAGATAACATTGACGGTGTAAAAGTAGATGAAGATGAAATTACTGCAACAAAATTGAATAATCGTAAAGACACAAATACAAGTGATCTATACGAAAACATTTACCAAGTTGAAGGGGTATTTTCATGGAATGGTGAAAAGTATGATTTCAAATGGACGGTAGCGTTTGAAGATAATGATGTATCTAAAGCCGGTAAGTTTCTTGTTTATCAGTCTGAACAATCAAAAATACATGAAATCGTTGATACAACAACGGTAGAATAAAAAATAGGCCCTCCACTTTTACCGGTGAAGGGCTTTTTTGTGATTATTTATTTGCATTGACAACCGCTGCAGCTGACAATACTAAAATTTCGTCATTGGTAATTGTGCGATTTTCTAGTTTTTCTAACCATGACTTATGCATGCCCTCGGCAATGGCATAATTGACGATGATCTCACGTTGCGCTTTGCTGTCCAAAATACTTTTTGCAAGTTCATTTAAAGATGGACTGTTAATATCCAATGTACGTACCCCCTCGCTTTTTACGGCTGCGGTTGTGTTAACCGTCAATATTTTACCTACCGCCTTTGCTAATTCTGCTGCAATCGCTTGGCAAATCGCATTGAAATGTTTACGGTATAAATCAACGTCTGTACGACTGTTTACAAAGCACACCTCGATTAGATAACATGGTTTGTTTGTACCTTTCAAAATACCAATATCCTTCCGAATCTTCACAGCACGGTTTTTTAATCCACTCACCCTTGAAATGGCATCAGTAATGGCTGCAGCTGTATCTTGATTGTTGCCGCTGTAGATCAGTGTTTCTGTACCGATGCCACGGTCATGTGTGCCGCCGCTCGCATTAAAATGAATACTCACATCTATTTGTCGACTTGTTTTATTGTGCTGTGCAATCAGCCACGGAATGTTTTTAGATTGCGATTTATTAACATTATCTTCAATATAATTTGTTTGAATGTTTGCAGCACGTAAAGTTTTAGCAACTTCTTTTGATACTTTGATGGCTTCTGTCACTTCATCAATAAAACCACTTGCACCTGTTCGTGGTCCGTAATGTCCTGGTGAAATACTAATCATGTTATTTCATCCCCCTACGCTTTAACAATTCTTCTTGCTCCTTAGCCTTTTTCGTTACGATGTACGTATTTTTATAAACACCATAAAAAACTAACGCAAGTGGTACAGCTGCCATTAATACACCTAAAAATGAATCAATCGTTTCCTGTGTGAACCATGTGAAATGTACACCTAATGTTTGCAAAAATAAAAGGACTGCTCCAAGCAACCCTCCGAATAACGCAATATATTGTTTTAATTTATCTGCTGTCATTTACAATTACCTCCTTAGAATTGACCCTTTGCCCAATACCCAATAGTAGCAATTATAATACCGCCAGCCACTTGCAAAATGGAAACAAGCAAAGTGTTTTTGGATGTTTGTTTATTTTGAGCGTCTGCCATTGCAATCAAAGTTTTGTTCATTTCTTTAACCGTTTCTTTTACATAACTCATGGTCACATTCAACTCATTCTGCGACCCTCTCACTAAATCAATCTCCTGATCCAATTCTCGAATTTCCTTTCGCGTTTCTGAACGATGCGTATTAAATTCTTCTCGCAGTTGTCTTATTTGTTCCGCTAAAACCGCATTATCCAGATTTACCATCCAACATCACCTCTTTGCTCGTCCAAAGGCTCAATATTGCCAGAGCAGAGTACACTATAAAGCCGGTAGTGAAATCCAAATAACCTTTTGCAATCAACATCCCCGCCGAAATAGTAACCCAAAAAACAGCTGACATAATCAAACCTATCCAACGAATCCTTTTGTTTTTTAATATTAATCCAATGATTTTGGTTACTGCTGCCGTTAATGCGATAGTCGCAACCAACCATTCATACGGTAAAATTTCCTGTACTTGATTCCAGTTTTCGGAGCTTTCGAATAAAAGAGGTGTTGTAAATAGTACATAGGCCCAACCTAAAGATACATAGGACAGGACGATTTCAACGGCTGTTACATTTTTCATAAAGTTCCCTCCCAATTTATTCCCTCCCCCAATTTGGTAATAGAAAAGCCCTCCACAGATGATTGTGGAAGGCATGTAATTTATGCTGTTGTTTCGTCTACCGGCGTAATCATTTGAATCAAGTTGCGATTAATGACATTACCACCTAAGTTGATAAACATAACGTTGCCATTTAATTTTGCGGCAAAATCTGCGGCATCAAAATTCGGAATATCCGCTTCAATTGGCTCTTGGTTTTGCGTTGCTAACCTAATTAATACTTTCATTTTGTCATCCTCCTGTTTCTTCTACGGGTATATATATAATAGTCGGCGGCGGTAACCCGATAAGATTCGCTGCCGAAAAGTCAACTGTTCCAAAAAAGAAATGATGTAATGCTACATAGTACATATAGTTAAAAGCTTCAAGTTGAATACTGCCCCCATCACTACTTATCGTTGTGAAATCATTAAATCGGATCATACGCCCCAAGTTAATATCCGTTGTCACGTTAATGGACGTACTGCCTGTAATGGTTCCGTTAATCATAACAGCACCATTTAAATTAATCTTATCGGCGTTAATGGTAGCAACCCCAGGTGTAAGGTTTATATCTGTGATTGCGCCGCCTTTATCAATCTTCAAACTGATTTCATCACTTAATAAGTTAATGGATGCATTGGTTTCGGTTGCTAAATTCGTAACCCTTAAATTGATGTTATCTGCTTTAATATCAAGCGTGGCAATAGACTGGTCAAGTTGTTCAACTTCCAATGTGATACGCTCGTCTGTTTGTTCGAATTTACTTGTATATTCCTTTTGCGTTTCGAATAAATTTTCGTTTGTATCATTGATTTGTTCTTGCTGGTCAACCAATAAATCAATAGATGATCTTAATAAGCTGTTCCCGAATACAACACTTTCCGTAATCAATTCACCGTTTCGCAATCCTTTTGTCTGTTTCAATATGCGCGTTTGCATTTCCACATTTAACGGCTCGTAAATCAGCCATATACGTTCACCTGTTTCTCGGCTTGTTAATTCCGGTATACGGCTTTCAATGGCTAATTCCGGCACATCAACAATTGAATTAGCAATGTAATTTGTTAACGCTGCCGCATTTGTAAAGCGATCATCACGGATTGGATCGGCTTCAAGTTTGCCGAATGTTGATAAATTTGGGGATGAATAACTCACTGCCAAATCATCAGCACCATAACCACGAATAAAGGTATGCAAGTTGGTTGTATCTTCAATCAGTACAACGTCCGATACATTGTGCTTATACCGATATTGATAGTCATAATCGCCGCCAATTTGTTTGGCAAAGTGTACGGTTTTGTTTGGCGATATTTCATATTCCACTAAATGCGTTTTGCAGATTTTTTCTATCAGCGCAATAACATTATCGTCACCTAATTTATTAATGTAATTGGTGACATTGGAAATATCGCTATCCACTGTATAAGTCCATCCCGTTCCATTCAAAACAAAAGCAAGATGATTATTCAATGTATGGTTACCACTGAATATCCCATCTCGCTGCGTTTTGCCTAATTCGTAAAATGTACTAATTGCTGTAACGGTTTTGCTGTTTGCTGTATCGTTGTATTGCTTAACCTTAAAGTCATTACCTTTTATAGTAACAACGGATTCTGACCGTAATAAATCGTAGCCAGGATTATTTGTGGAAGGAAAACAAGAAAACGACACTATAAAAGTGCCGTCTACTGATTGTTCCATTTTAAAATCACTGCCGATATTGGTTAAAGGCTCAACTTGTGAGCCATCTAAACTAGTGACATAAAACAAGTTATCACCTTCTTTGTGTTAAAAATTTGATAATACGTTGTAAAATAAGTTACTACACAATTTGGAACTACTATACTGCTGATTAACAAAAATGTCGATTATTTATATCTTAAATAACTCTCTTACAATAGGAACTTTTTTTAATAATAATGTAACTGACAATGAAACTAACACAATGAAAACTATGAAAAAAAGATTAGCTATAATATTTTGATTAAAAGGCAATAGTCTGTAGTACTTTTCAAAAAATGCACCGATAATTACATGAATAAAGTAAATACCTAAAGTGTTTGAACCTATTATTTTTATTAATTTTGCAATAGTCTTGTTTTTTATATTAATTTTTGAAGCTAACAAGAAAATACTCAAAGCCACAGCTAAAGTCATTATCGTATCATAACCTTCCCATACGGTATCAAAATAGAAGCCGTTCGATAGACTCATCACAATACCATACAGGAATAACAAAGTTAGAGCTATTATTAATACAGCCACTATAGATATGCCTCGAAATTTAATCACTTTATTCTTTAGGGATATTAAAAGTAATCCGCCAACTATAAAATAAACAATAGCGAATGCGTAAAATCCTTTGAAGAGATTGAAGATATTAAAGAAATTAAAATTTCCCGTTAAATAATTTACACCGAGCACCCATTCGGCTATATTTGCTAAATTATTTAGTAAAACATTCCCAAAAGTGAAGATGAAAACTACCGTTAAAAAATAATACAATACTTTCTTGTTCTGTTTATCATAAGCTTCCTTTATTAACGGGAATAAAAGGAAAACAATTACGAGTGTTGGTAGATACCAAAGATGATTAATTCTGTCGGGCTTCCATGTCCATAATGCCTTTAAGAACTCCGACAAATTATACTCATCACCAAAAATTGGCATTAAAACAATTAAAGTGAGAACGGCCCATATAACTGTCAATATACTTATGGTAATTATCTTTTTAATGTGTTTTTTAAAATTGTAATTCTTGTTCAACATTAAAGCGCCGCTAACCATGAAAAATAACGGTACCCCAGTACTACAGATTCCAATAATAAAATAATGAAAATAGGTTATTAACGAAGAATCCTCTATGATGTTTACATTTAGTGTATTTAAGTGATAAAAGCATACAAAGAAAATAGCGGCAGCTTTTATTAAATCAAAATACTCAATACGATCCATTGGCTTGTTTTTAGAATCCATTACAAAAAATCCTCCTTATATAAACGAAAAAATACTGTATATATAAGGAAACCATACCATAATTTCTATTGAAAGTTTATATATTTATTTTTTTGATATTTAATTTATCGTGAGACACCAAAGATTCGGAATAAATCCTATGCATAACGCTCATTACTGTTTCACTCTCAATAAATTGCCGCCAGTCCAATAATAATTTTTCATGAATACGTTTATAGCCTCGTCATAACTTATAATTAACCCGTTATTGTCCTTTACGAATTGAATTAATTCGTTTAATTGTTCTGGAGTCTTTACAATAGACCCGCCCGGAGCAACTCCGTTCGGTAATACAGCGTGCATATAGAGATCCAACCACACCATTTCGGGTCTATTTTTGGCATTCAAAATAATATCCTTTACGTTTTGAACGGAAGGAGTGTCTATGCCTATAGAATCTGTATATATTTTCTCGGACGTATAACTGTTACTTCCGGCAGTATATCCCGGATTGACATTTGCCCCCCTTGCCGCTTCAAAATAAGCACTTATATACCTATTCGATAATGTACCTCTTTCGCCACCCGGATAAGAGAAGTATTTAGGATTGAATCCCTCACGTAAAAATATCTCTCTAGCCGTTGATAAATCACTATACATTTTAGCGGCATTAGCATTGGCAAAACTAATATGACCATGCGAATGACTTTCAACATTGATTTTTCCATTTGTTGCACCTTGCATTTCTCGCAATTGTTCCCATGTCACAATATCGCCCCAACCTGCCCCGCTGACTTCTCCATCTACAATACCGGTAGTTACCCAAAAAGTGCCGGGAACATTTTGAGCTTGATGAACTGGAAAGGCATAGTTGTAAATCGAAGCGGAAGCATCGTCATAACCGATAGAACATACAAAATCATAGCCCATAATTTGAGCTAATCTAGGCTCTATTTCAAACTTGTTCGAAAATGAATTAGGGTTAGCTTCTATTCCATTTATACGAATTTCAAGTGCTTCTACTTTTTGAGATGTTTTATTGCCAAGTACAGTTAGTTTCCTATTAGTATCTAACAGCTCACCATTCCACCAATTCCCCGAAATTTTAGTTAGTTCGTCCATTGTGGAAATTGTAGGTTCGTTGCCATCACCGAAAATCGCAGTGAGATTGATAACTAGCACGTTGCTAACATTGACTGATACAACGATATCCGGCGCTACAGATTGGAAATTTATTTTGAAGATATTAGAATTGGCGGCGACTGTACTAATTGTACTGAGTCTTCTCGTTGCGCCATTTGTGAAACCACTGCTGTTCCAGCTTTTAATGTCAGAACCATTTACAACATCGGCGTATTTTAAACTTACATAGGAAATCCTGTTAAAATTGCTACTTTCAACATCAAGAGCTATATAATATTTATTTCCGGCAATCAATTGTACATTTTGAAAAGCACCGAAATAGTAGAATGTTCCATTGTTGACCGTTAATTTATTGTTTGAAGCGGTCATTGTATTTGTGTATACCCCTTTAGTCCAATTGTTCGCTCCATCCGCAAAATTCCCGTTGACAACTAGGTTTTTTAAAGGAATATCCAACTTGTTTTTATAATCCGTATTTCTGAAAACATCCCATGTATTACCAAATTCGTACGAATACGGTGAATTTAACGTTTTCGGCTTGCGCGATACTTTAACTGTATTTAAAGCGCTGGCTGGGAAAGCTACTC contains these protein-coding regions:
- a CDS encoding replication-relaxation family protein — its product is MKVQQLSQRDEQLLLLLKKFDFLTRDQLNSYFKLGTVRNTNYVLRNLSNYLTCVRDGYQSIYYLSREGREYVDCEKIRKKGGHVQHVVMRNEIWLHFKSPKDWKNEVKISDEKTSVVADAVFTRNGFYHFLEVDNLQSMKENRAKINRYKELSDSLVKQFGYFPTLVWLTTTEHRRKQLESACNGMNFKVFTIKDIQ
- a CDS encoding N-acetylmuramoyl-L-alanine amidase; its protein translation is MISISPGHYGPRTGASGFIDEVTEAIKVSKEVAKTLRAANIQTNYIEDNVNKSQSKNIPWLIAQHNKTSRQIDVSIHFNASGGTHDRGIGTETLIYSGNNQDTAAAITDAISRVSGLKNRAVKIRKDIGILKGTNKPCYLIEVCFVNSRTDVDLYRKHFNAICQAIAAELAKAVGKILTVNTTAAVKSEGVRTLDINSPSLNELAKSILDSKAQREIIVNYAIAEGMHKSWLEKLENRTITNDEILVLSAAAVVNANK
- a CDS encoding phage holin; this translates as MTADKLKQYIALFGGLLGAVLLFLQTLGVHFTWFTQETIDSFLGVLMAAVPLALVFYGVYKNTYIVTKKAKEQEELLKRRGMK
- a CDS encoding prophage endopeptidase tail family protein, yielding MFYVTSLDGSQVEPLTNIGSDFKMEQSVDGTFIVSFSCFPSTNNPGYDLLRSESVVTIKGNDFKVKQYNDTANSKTVTAISTFYELGKTQRDGIFSGNHTLNNHLAFVLNGTGWTYTVDSDISNVTNYINKLGDDNVIALIEKICKTHLVEYEISPNKTVHFAKQIGGDYDYQYRYKHNVSDVVLIEDTTNLHTFIRGYGADDLAVSYSSPNLSTFGKLEADPIRDDRFTNAAALTNYIANSIVDVPELAIESRIPELTSRETGERIWLIYEPLNVEMQTRILKQTKGLRNGELITESVVFGNSLLRSSIDLLVDQQEQINDTNENLFETQKEYTSKFEQTDERITLEVEQLDQSIATLDIKADNINLRVTNLATETNASINLLSDEISLKIDKGGAITDINLTPGVATINADKINLNGAVMINGTITGSTSINVTTDINLGRMIRFNDFTTISSDGGSIQLEAFNYMYYVALHHFFFGTVDFSAANLIGLPPPTIIYIPVEETGG
- a CDS encoding acyltransferase, which gives rise to MDSKNKPMDRIEYFDLIKAAAIFFVCFYHLNTLNVNIIEDSSLITYFHYFIIGICSTGVPLFFMVSGALMLNKNYNFKKHIKKIITISILTVIWAVLTLIVLMPIFGDEYNLSEFLKALWTWKPDRINHLWYLPTLVIVFLLFPLIKEAYDKQNKKVLYYFLTVVFIFTFGNVLLNNLANIAEWVLGVNYLTGNFNFFNIFNLFKGFYAFAIVYFIVGGLLLISLKNKVIKFRGISIVAVLIIALTLLFLYGIVMSLSNGFYFDTVWEGYDTIMTLAVALSIFLLASKINIKNKTIAKLIKIIGSNTLGIYFIHVIIGAFFEKYYRLLPFNQNIIANLFFIVFIVLVSLSVTLLLKKVPIVRELFKI
- a CDS encoding polysaccharide deacetylase family protein, yielding MTNLNNINSPISREERNKLNENFQKLERKNSNLQGQVNQLVVEGDSSPEAAQARVGVDGTEYTTLKQRIDSEYQTLKTEIDTDLTQIDSELQNVATQLAQKANKEEINTLATSKADKAYVETNVTTLDTKIKAQASGAPKGTYPTYAALKSAFPSGNSNIYLVSSDGNWYYWNNSDWVSGGVYQATQIEDNSITTPKISNEGLHPATIKDVEINENANLVNKSTVETGGYYNAQNGTYVINATYSSSDFIPVKQGVTYQTNYTPITYWNSNKQNVPYVGNENNFTIPMGVAYIRVAFPASALNTVKVSRKPKTLNSPYSYEFGNTWDVFRNTDYKNKLDIPLKNLVVNGNFADGANNWTKGVYTNTMTASNNKLTVNNGTFYYFGAFQNVQLIAGNKYYIALDVESSNFNRISYVSLKYADVVNGSDIKSWNSSGFTNGATRRLSTISTVAANSNIFKINFQSVAPDIVVSVNVSNVLVINLTAIFGDGNEPTISTMDELTKISGNWWNGELLDTNRKLTVLGNKTSQKVEALEIRINGIEANPNSFSNKFEIEPRLAQIMGYDFVCSIGYDDASASIYNYAFPVHQAQNVPGTFWVTTGIVDGEVSGAGWGDIVTWEQLREMQGATNGKINVESHSHGHISFANANAAKMYSDLSTAREIFLREGFNPKYFSYPGGERGTLSNRYISAYFEAARGANVNPGYTAGSNSYTSEKIYTDSIGIDTPSVQNVKDIILNAKNRPEMVWLDLYMHAVLPNGVAPGGSIVKTPEQLNELIQFVKDNNGLIISYDEAINVFMKNYYWTGGNLLRVKQ